One part of the Bradyrhizobium sp. CB1650 genome encodes these proteins:
- a CDS encoding cytochrome (ubi)quinol oxidase subunit III: protein MNVMVDAKAVRTGELLDVSEGGPAPKRIIAGFGFWIFLLSDIVMFSALFASYAVLAKASAGGPTGAQLFDLRNAAMETTFLLLSSYSCGLMSLAINSRHTLGTSFGAVVTFLLGAAFLNLELREFQDMIAVGASPQRSAFLSAFFTLVGCHGLHVAIGLAWLVLMMVQLSIRGFRQVVVRRLHCFSLFWHALDIIWVLIFTIVYLMGVLP from the coding sequence ATGAACGTCATGGTTGATGCAAAGGCCGTCCGCACGGGCGAACTGCTTGATGTCAGTGAAGGGGGTCCCGCACCCAAGCGAATCATCGCCGGCTTTGGGTTCTGGATCTTCCTGCTGAGCGACATCGTGATGTTCTCGGCGCTGTTTGCCAGCTACGCCGTGCTCGCAAAAGCCAGTGCGGGTGGCCCGACCGGTGCCCAGTTGTTCGACCTGCGCAACGCGGCGATGGAGACGACGTTTCTGCTGCTCTCGAGTTACAGCTGCGGACTGATGTCACTCGCCATCAATTCGCGGCACACTCTCGGCACCTCCTTTGGTGCCGTGGTGACGTTCCTCCTGGGTGCGGCATTTCTCAATCTCGAGCTCCGCGAATTCCAGGACATGATTGCGGTGGGAGCGTCCCCGCAACGCAGCGCGTTTCTCTCCGCCTTCTTCACGCTGGTCGGCTGTCACGGGCTGCACGTGGCGATCGGACTGGCCTGGCTGGTCCTCATGATGGTTCAGCTGTCGATCCGGGGGTTCCGACAGGTCGTGGTGCGTCGGTTGCACTGCTTCTCCCTGTTCTGGCACGCGCTCGACATCATCTGGGTCCTGATATTCACGATCGTCTATCTGATGGGAGTTCTGCCATGA
- a CDS encoding DUF1289 domain-containing protein produces the protein MSKDTPCVAVCMIDPKTRLCFGCGRTLPEIARWHAMERAERLAVMAQLAARMAEAGLEPIAGSRRA, from the coding sequence ATGAGCAAAGACACGCCGTGCGTCGCCGTCTGTATGATCGATCCCAAAACCAGGCTGTGCTTCGGCTGCGGCCGCACGCTGCCGGAGATCGCGCGCTGGCATGCGATGGAGCGCGCCGAACGGCTCGCGGTGATGGCGCAGCTCGCGGCGCGCATGGCGGAGGCCGGACTGGAGCCAATCGCGGGATCGAGACGCGCCTGA
- a CDS encoding heme o synthase has protein sequence MNTPAISVSRLRLTSRSGWVERLPQFIGLAKPRVMALALFTAFVGLMIAPTRLAPLPGLIAILAIAAGAGAAGALNMWYDADIDAVMSRTAMRPVPRGKVSKAEALVFGFVLGVIAVAALALATNLAAAALLAGTILFYVVVYTAWLKRATQQNIVIGGAAGALPPVIGWAAATGQAGLEPLALFLIIFLWTPPHFWALALNRTDDYARAGVPMLPVIAGRAATTRQILIYSGLLVLASELPWALGFAGAIYGVIVAICGAIFLSLARQLNRSAAADRRAAHRLFAFSIAYLFLLFAALLVDHTGGSFAPKNLPHDDRASASSLTARQPSTARNACTFKIREA, from the coding sequence ATGAACACCCCCGCGATTTCGGTATCGCGCCTTCGTCTGACCTCACGGTCCGGCTGGGTGGAGCGATTGCCCCAATTCATCGGTTTGGCCAAGCCGCGCGTCATGGCGCTCGCGCTGTTCACGGCGTTCGTCGGATTGATGATCGCACCGACACGCCTCGCACCACTCCCCGGCCTCATCGCAATCCTGGCCATTGCAGCCGGCGCCGGCGCTGCCGGCGCACTGAACATGTGGTACGACGCCGATATCGACGCGGTCATGTCGCGCACCGCGATGCGGCCCGTTCCCCGCGGCAAGGTCTCGAAGGCCGAGGCGTTGGTCTTCGGATTCGTCCTTGGCGTTATCGCCGTAGCGGCCCTCGCGTTGGCCACAAACCTGGCGGCAGCCGCGCTGCTGGCCGGCACCATCCTCTTCTATGTCGTCGTCTACACGGCGTGGCTGAAGCGCGCGACACAACAGAACATCGTGATCGGTGGGGCCGCCGGCGCGCTTCCACCCGTGATCGGATGGGCCGCGGCGACCGGCCAAGCCGGGCTCGAACCGCTGGCGCTTTTCCTCATCATCTTCCTCTGGACGCCGCCGCATTTCTGGGCTCTGGCACTCAATCGCACGGACGATTATGCCCGTGCCGGCGTTCCCATGCTGCCGGTCATTGCAGGACGAGCCGCGACAACGCGGCAGATCCTGATCTACTCCGGCCTGCTTGTTCTCGCTTCGGAGCTGCCCTGGGCACTCGGGTTTGCCGGCGCGATCTATGGCGTGATCGTCGCGATCTGTGGCGCGATTTTCCTCTCGCTCGCACGTCAGCTGAACAGGAGCGCTGCAGCCGATCGTCGCGCGGCTCACAGGCTGTTCGCCTTCTCCATCGCCTATCTGTTCCTGCTGTTCGCGGCCCTTCTGGTCGATCACACCGGTGGTTCATTCGCGCCCAAAAACTTGCCGCATGATGACCGGGCAAGCGCGTCTTCGTTGACTGCGCGACAGCCGAGCACCGCGCGCAACGCGTGCACCTTCAAGATTCGGGAGGCCTGA
- the hemA gene encoding 5-aminolevulinate synthase: MAYDHFFSAALARLHGERRYRVFADLERIAGRFPHAIWHSPDGPRPVVIWCSNDYLGMGQHPKVIGAMVETATRMGAGAGGTRNISGTNHPLVELERELADLHGKEAALVFTSGYVSNEAGIATIARLLPDRVILSDAWNHNSMIEGVRRAGVEKKIWRHNDVGHLEELLAAESLGRPKLIVFEALYSMDGDIAPLNRICDLAERYGAMTYIDEVHLAGMYGRGGAGIAAREGALHRIDVVEGTLAKAFGCLGGYVAASADIIDAVRSYAPGFIFTTALPPAVCAAATAAIRHLKSSQWERDRHQERAARVKSVLNAAGLPVMPSETHIVPLMVGDPEKCKQASDLLLAEHGIYVQPINYPTVPRGTERLRITPTPYHDDKLIHALTEALVDVWGRVGLPLRHHALAAE; the protein is encoded by the coding sequence ATGGCCTATGATCATTTCTTTTCCGCAGCACTTGCTCGCCTGCACGGGGAACGGCGCTACCGCGTGTTTGCCGATCTCGAGCGCATCGCCGGACGTTTCCCGCACGCCATATGGCATTCCCCGGACGGCCCGCGGCCGGTCGTGATCTGGTGCTCGAACGACTATCTGGGCATGGGCCAGCATCCAAAGGTGATCGGCGCCATGGTTGAAACCGCGACCCGCATGGGCGCCGGCGCGGGTGGCACCCGCAACATTTCCGGCACCAACCATCCACTCGTCGAATTGGAGCGCGAGCTCGCCGACCTCCACGGCAAGGAAGCCGCGCTGGTCTTCACCTCGGGATATGTGTCCAACGAGGCCGGCATCGCGACTATTGCGAGGCTGCTGCCGGACCGCGTGATCCTCTCTGACGCCTGGAACCACAATTCGATGATCGAGGGCGTGCGGCGAGCTGGCGTGGAAAAGAAGATCTGGCGCCATAATGACGTCGGCCACCTCGAAGAATTGCTGGCGGCGGAATCGCTCGGGCGGCCGAAGCTGATCGTGTTCGAGGCTCTCTACTCGATGGACGGCGACATCGCACCGCTGAACCGCATCTGCGACCTCGCGGAGCGCTACGGAGCCATGACTTACATCGACGAGGTCCATTTGGCCGGCATGTACGGCCGGGGCGGCGCCGGCATCGCCGCGCGGGAAGGTGCGTTGCACCGCATTGACGTCGTCGAGGGCACGTTGGCGAAGGCCTTCGGCTGCCTGGGCGGCTACGTCGCGGCGAGCGCCGATATCATCGATGCGGTGCGCTCTTACGCGCCGGGGTTCATCTTCACCACCGCGCTGCCGCCGGCGGTCTGCGCCGCCGCCACCGCGGCCATCCGGCACCTCAAGTCGTCGCAATGGGAGCGCGACCGCCATCAGGAGCGCGCGGCGCGCGTCAAGTCGGTGCTCAATGCCGCAGGCCTGCCGGTCATGCCCAGTGAGACGCACATTGTGCCGTTGATGGTGGGTGATCCGGAGAAGTGCAAGCAAGCGAGCGATCTCCTGCTCGCCGAACACGGCATCTATGTCCAGCCGATCAACTATCCAACCGTCCCGCGCGGCACCGAGCGTCTGCGTATCACGCCGACGCCCTATCACGATGACAAATTGATCCACGCGCTCACTGAAGCGCTCGTCGATGTCTGGGGTCGGGTCGGATTGCCGCTGCGACACCACGCGCTCGCGGCAGAGTGA
- a CDS encoding 3-hydroxyacyl-CoA dehydrogenase, whose translation MTVLETTQTRTPSAAVRSGRLFLLDLSGGRVLSMDSDGSKRKIIAADCPHPDGIAVDVAAGHVYWTNMGIPSRNDGSIERADLDGRNRTFIIAPGGTFTPKQLHLDKASGKLYWSDREGMRVMRANLDGSQIEILVQTGEGEDDRRDQTRWCVGITVDPERKQFYWTQKGGDNAGVGRILRAGIDMPQGETAASRSDVEVLFDSLPEPIDLEIDHSRRLLYWTDRGNPPRGNTVNRAPIDAKPGQTTPQIVVPDLMEGIGLALDVPGNRMFVTDLAGSLYVANLDGTDQRTLLAAQGNLTGVAYVAI comes from the coding sequence ATGACCGTACTCGAGACCACGCAAACAAGGACGCCATCGGCCGCGGTTCGCTCCGGCAGGCTGTTCCTGCTCGACCTGAGCGGAGGGCGCGTTCTCTCCATGGATTCGGACGGATCGAAACGCAAGATCATTGCGGCCGACTGCCCGCATCCCGATGGTATCGCCGTCGACGTCGCCGCCGGTCACGTCTACTGGACCAACATGGGTATTCCCAGTCGCAACGACGGCTCGATCGAGCGCGCCGACCTCGATGGCAGGAACAGAACGTTCATCATTGCTCCCGGCGGCACGTTCACGCCGAAGCAACTGCATCTCGATAAGGCGAGCGGCAAGCTCTACTGGTCCGATCGCGAGGGCATGCGGGTCATGCGCGCGAATCTCGACGGCTCGCAGATCGAGATCCTGGTGCAGACGGGAGAAGGCGAAGACGATCGCCGCGACCAGACGCGTTGGTGCGTTGGAATCACTGTCGACCCCGAGCGGAAGCAGTTCTACTGGACGCAGAAGGGCGGAGACAACGCCGGCGTCGGACGCATCCTGCGTGCCGGGATCGACATGCCGCAAGGTGAAACGGCGGCGAGCCGCAGCGACGTCGAGGTCCTGTTCGATAGCCTTCCCGAACCGATCGATCTCGAGATCGATCACAGCCGCCGGCTGCTCTACTGGACCGATCGCGGCAATCCCCCGCGCGGCAACACCGTGAACCGCGCTCCGATCGACGCGAAGCCCGGGCAGACCACCCCGCAGATCGTGGTCCCCGACCTGATGGAAGGCATCGGCCTCGCCCTGGATGTCCCCGGCAACAGGATGTTCGTGACCGATCTCGCCGGTTCGCTCTACGTCGCCAATCTCGATGGGACGGACCAACGAACGCTTCTCGCAGCTCAAGGCAACCTCACCGGCGTCGCCTACGTCGCCATCTAG
- a CDS encoding TIGR02281 family clan AA aspartic protease, which yields MIRFLLVLAMLAGTAGAVVAYGDPGQIARASHKVSHMFRGQAAAPAPAVQIQRGQGGEFALRAKINGVTAPMVIDTGATSVVLTWETAKAIGLPLEMLEYDVDLETAGGHTKAARLTLDRLAVGHLVEKSVPALVVQRGQMKTNLLGMSFLDRLESWGVRADTLMLTGYPELQRNHRRARTALD from the coding sequence ATGATCCGATTCCTGCTCGTTCTCGCCATGCTGGCCGGCACCGCTGGCGCGGTCGTCGCGTATGGCGATCCTGGGCAGATCGCACGCGCCAGCCACAAGGTCTCGCACATGTTCCGCGGACAGGCTGCGGCGCCCGCTCCCGCCGTACAGATCCAGCGCGGCCAGGGCGGCGAATTCGCGCTGCGGGCGAAGATCAACGGCGTGACCGCGCCGATGGTGATTGATACCGGAGCGACCTCCGTGGTGCTGACCTGGGAAACCGCGAAGGCGATCGGGTTGCCGCTCGAGATGCTCGAATATGACGTCGACTTGGAAACCGCGGGCGGTCACACCAAGGCGGCCCGGCTCACGCTCGACCGTCTTGCCGTCGGCCATCTCGTCGAGAAATCGGTGCCGGCGCTGGTCGTGCAGCGCGGGCAGATGAAAACCAATTTGCTCGGCATGAGCTTCCTTGACCGCCTGGAGAGCTGGGGCGTGCGCGCCGACACGCTGATGCTCACCGGCTACCCGGAGCTCCAACGCAACCATCGCCGCGCACGCACGGCGCTCGACTAG
- the cyoA gene encoding ubiquinol oxidase subunit II, with amino-acid sequence MRYGPLALILLMAATLGGCDGGVLDPKGPVTLAERQILLNATGIMLAIVIPVVVATLGVAFWFRASNDRARYRPDFIYSGRIEMLVWSIPLMTVLLVGTVAWIGAYDLDPPKPIAASTKPLKVQVVSLDWKWLFIYPEQGVASVNHLTIPVGTPVSFELTSSGVMNSFFVPQLAGQIYTMAGMVTRLNLRADHPGTYRGMSANYSGAGFSDMVFKVDAVAPDSFAQWTAATRSAGPVLDAQAYAALAMPSRAVAPFTYRSVVGGLFADVMSAAMQPAEGLCVAYPKSMRAER; translated from the coding sequence ATGCGATACGGTCCGCTTGCCCTGATCCTGCTGATGGCGGCGACGCTCGGCGGCTGCGACGGCGGCGTGCTCGATCCGAAGGGACCCGTCACCCTTGCCGAGCGGCAAATTCTGCTCAACGCGACCGGCATCATGCTGGCGATCGTAATCCCGGTGGTCGTCGCGACGCTTGGCGTCGCCTTCTGGTTCCGTGCATCGAACGACCGGGCGCGCTATCGGCCGGATTTCATCTATTCCGGCCGCATCGAGATGCTGGTCTGGTCGATCCCGCTGATGACGGTGCTGCTTGTCGGCACCGTGGCCTGGATCGGTGCATACGATCTCGATCCGCCCAAGCCGATTGCCGCATCCACCAAGCCTCTCAAGGTCCAGGTCGTCTCGCTCGACTGGAAATGGCTGTTCATCTATCCGGAGCAGGGGGTCGCGAGCGTCAATCACCTGACGATCCCGGTCGGCACGCCGGTCAGCTTCGAGCTGACGTCCTCGGGCGTCATGAACAGCTTCTTCGTGCCGCAGCTTGCCGGCCAGATCTACACCATGGCCGGAATGGTGACGCGCCTGAACCTGCGAGCCGACCACCCCGGCACCTACCGCGGAATGTCGGCGAATTACAGCGGCGCCGGCTTCTCCGACATGGTCTTCAAGGTCGATGCGGTGGCGCCCGACAGCTTTGCGCAGTGGACCGCTGCAACGCGTAGCGCCGGCCCCGTGCTTGACGCACAGGCTTATGCCGCTCTGGCCATGCCGAGCAGGGCGGTTGCGCCCTTTACCTACCGTTCGGTCGTGGGCGGCCTGTTTGCTGACGTCATGAGCGCCGCCATGCAGCCGGCCGAGGGTCTCTGTGTCGCCTATCCCAAATCGATGAGGGCAGAACGATGA
- a CDS encoding 3-hydroxyacyl-CoA dehydrogenase NAD-binding domain-containing protein has product MTTTKPIRRVAIIGTGVIGASWAAQYLAKGLEVVATDIAPDAEGALRKFVKSAWPALERLGLSPGASLANLKFNANLAEALVGVDLVQENGPERLEFKQKLYKQLDELLPPDVIVASSSSGIKMSDIQAGAALHPERCVIGHPFNPPHLIPLVEVVGGAKTSEETIQRAIAFYKSIGKKAVRLNKEMPGHVANRLQGALAREVYYLVAEDVLSAADVDDALSWGPGLRWGIMGNMMLNHLGGGPGGIEHFLHQFAGPFTATWKTLGSPVLTPEVQKKLIDGVRAEVGSRTIEELEAERDEILLGLLELRNKRPDASRELAAE; this is encoded by the coding sequence ATGACCACCACCAAACCCATTCGCCGCGTTGCTATCATCGGGACCGGCGTGATCGGCGCGAGCTGGGCCGCGCAGTACCTTGCCAAGGGGCTTGAAGTCGTAGCCACCGACATCGCGCCCGACGCAGAAGGTGCGCTGAGGAAGTTCGTCAAGTCGGCCTGGCCGGCACTCGAACGGCTGGGCCTGTCGCCCGGCGCATCTTTGGCGAACCTGAAGTTCAACGCTAACCTCGCCGAAGCGCTGGTCGGCGTCGACCTGGTCCAGGAGAACGGGCCGGAGCGGCTGGAGTTCAAGCAGAAGCTCTACAAACAGCTCGACGAGCTGCTGCCGCCGGACGTGATCGTTGCCTCGAGCTCGTCCGGCATCAAGATGAGCGACATCCAGGCGGGCGCTGCTTTGCATCCGGAACGCTGCGTCATCGGTCACCCCTTCAATCCGCCGCATCTGATCCCGCTGGTCGAGGTCGTCGGCGGGGCAAAGACCTCGGAAGAGACGATCCAGCGTGCCATCGCGTTTTACAAGTCGATCGGCAAGAAGGCGGTACGGCTCAACAAGGAGATGCCGGGTCATGTCGCCAATCGCCTGCAGGGCGCACTGGCGCGGGAGGTCTACTACCTCGTTGCCGAGGACGTGCTGAGCGCCGCAGACGTCGACGACGCCTTGTCGTGGGGGCCGGGTCTGCGCTGGGGCATCATGGGCAACATGATGCTCAATCATCTCGGCGGCGGCCCGGGTGGCATCGAGCATTTCTTGCACCAGTTTGCCGGCCCGTTTACCGCAACATGGAAGACGCTCGGTTCGCCCGTGCTCACGCCCGAGGTCCAGAAGAAGCTGATCGACGGCGTCCGTGCCGAGGTCGGATCGCGGACCATCGAGGAACTCGAAGCCGAGAGGGACGAGATTTTGCTCGGCTTGCTCGAACTGCGCAACAAGCGTCCGGACGCCTCGCGCGAGCTCGCTGCAGAGTAA
- the dusA gene encoding tRNA dihydrouridine(20/20a) synthase DusA — MMDWTDRHCRAFHRHLTRRALLYTEMLTTGAVIHGDRERLLGFDAIEHPLALQLGGSDPRELALAARIGEDFGYDEINLNVGCPSDRVKDGRFGACLMAEPELVASCVDAMKRAVKVRVTVKCRIGIDDQDPEVALDRLARAVVASGSDALIVHARKAWLNGLSPKENRDIPPLDYDRVYRLKRAMPDVPVIINGGVPGIDEARAHLDRVDGVMLGRAAYQDPWRLLSVDPDLFGEPAPHATMQDALEAMMPYIEEQLARGTRLHAITRHFVGAFHAVPGARAFRRHLAEQGVKPGAGVGVLRDAVARIGSAAPAKAAA, encoded by the coding sequence ATGATGGACTGGACCGACCGGCATTGCCGGGCATTCCACCGTCATCTGACCCGGCGGGCGCTGCTTTATACGGAGATGCTGACGACCGGCGCCGTCATTCATGGTGACCGGGAACGGTTGCTTGGATTCGATGCGATCGAGCATCCGCTAGCGCTTCAGCTTGGCGGATCGGATCCGCGCGAGCTCGCGCTGGCCGCGCGGATCGGCGAGGATTTTGGCTATGACGAGATCAATCTCAATGTCGGCTGCCCGTCGGATCGCGTGAAGGACGGCCGCTTTGGCGCCTGCCTGATGGCGGAGCCGGAACTGGTGGCCTCATGCGTCGATGCAATGAAGCGCGCGGTCAAGGTTCGCGTCACCGTGAAATGCCGCATCGGCATCGACGACCAGGATCCGGAAGTCGCGTTGGACAGGCTTGCGCGCGCGGTCGTCGCGTCCGGCTCCGACGCCCTGATCGTGCACGCCCGCAAGGCCTGGCTCAACGGATTGTCGCCGAAGGAAAACCGCGACATCCCACCGCTCGATTACGATCGCGTCTATCGGCTGAAGCGCGCGATGCCGGACGTGCCCGTCATCATCAATGGCGGCGTTCCCGGCATCGACGAGGCGAGGGCGCATCTTGATCGTGTCGACGGCGTGATGCTCGGCCGGGCCGCCTATCAGGATCCGTGGCGGCTGCTCTCCGTCGATCCCGACCTGTTCGGCGAGCCGGCACCGCATGCGACCATGCAGGACGCGCTCGAGGCGATGATGCCCTATATCGAAGAGCAGCTCGCGCGCGGTACGCGGCTGCACGCGATCACGCGGCATTTCGTCGGCGCCTTCCATGCCGTCCCCGGCGCGCGTGCCTTCCGCCGCCATCTTGCCGAGCAGGGGGTGAAGCCGGGCGCGGGCGTCGGCGTGTTGCGCGATGCCGTCGCCCGCATCGGCAGCGCTGCGCCGGCCAAGGCGGCCGCTTAA
- a CDS encoding enoyl-CoA hydratase, with protein MSDILTERSNGILRVEFNRPERKNAMTNGMYTQLAQILNEAAEDEGVRVVLWHSAGDTFCAGNDVKDFLKTPEPGETPQARLMDAFIRFEKPIVVAVQGLAVGGGTTMLTHCDFVYAGESAKFKLPFIDLALVPEFGSSYAIPVRIGHLRAAELFLLGETFGAARAAELGLVTRVVADDQLFATATETAKKLAAKPGGALRASKRLLKQSFADQVKAATKVEGREFGERLRSSEAKEALSAFLEKRPPNFIRTTAPAAAE; from the coding sequence ATGAGCGATATTCTGACGGAGCGTTCCAACGGCATCCTTCGGGTCGAATTCAATCGTCCCGAGCGGAAGAACGCGATGACGAACGGCATGTACACGCAGCTGGCGCAGATCCTCAACGAGGCTGCCGAAGACGAGGGGGTGCGCGTTGTGCTCTGGCACAGCGCCGGCGACACCTTCTGTGCCGGCAATGACGTCAAGGATTTTCTCAAGACCCCGGAGCCGGGCGAAACCCCGCAGGCCCGCTTGATGGATGCGTTCATCAGGTTCGAGAAGCCGATCGTGGTGGCCGTGCAGGGCTTGGCCGTCGGAGGCGGAACCACGATGCTGACGCACTGCGATTTCGTCTACGCGGGCGAGAGCGCGAAATTCAAGCTGCCGTTCATCGACCTCGCGCTCGTGCCGGAGTTCGGGTCGAGCTACGCGATCCCGGTGCGCATCGGGCATCTGCGGGCGGCGGAATTGTTCCTGCTGGGCGAGACCTTCGGTGCGGCGCGTGCGGCGGAGCTCGGCCTGGTCACTCGCGTGGTCGCGGACGACCAGTTGTTCGCGACGGCGACGGAAACTGCGAAGAAGCTCGCAGCAAAACCGGGCGGCGCATTGCGGGCCAGCAAGCGGCTGCTCAAGCAGAGCTTTGCCGACCAGGTCAAGGCGGCGACCAAGGTGGAAGGGCGAGAGTTCGGCGAGCGGCTCCGCTCCAGCGAAGCCAAGGAAGCGCTCTCGGCCTTTCTTGAGAAGCGTCCACCCAATTTCATCCGCACGACGGCTCCGGCGGCGGCCGAATAG
- the cyoD gene encoding cytochrome o ubiquinol oxidase subunit IV — protein MSSGLLVYTIGLLLAAVLTVTSFWVANTTAIWAPGVPAGLAVLAIAQMGVHLVFFLHITTGPDSTHNVLALAFGVLIVFLVLAGSLVIMANLNENMMAHGVKMNFEMQR, from the coding sequence ATGTCTTCCGGCTTGCTTGTGTATACGATTGGCCTGCTGCTGGCGGCGGTCCTGACGGTTACATCCTTCTGGGTGGCAAACACCACGGCGATCTGGGCGCCCGGCGTGCCGGCCGGACTCGCTGTCCTGGCCATCGCCCAGATGGGCGTGCACCTGGTGTTCTTTCTTCACATTACCACGGGACCGGATAGCACCCACAATGTCCTGGCGCTCGCGTTTGGCGTGCTCATCGTATTCCTGGTGCTGGCGGGATCGCTCGTGATCATGGCCAACCTGAATGAGAATATGATGGCGCACGGAGTGAAGATGAATTTTGAAATGCAGCGCTGA
- the cyoB gene encoding cytochrome o ubiquinol oxidase subunit I has translation MNLFGKLDWSAIPFHEPIIMGTVGSVGVVILAALAWVTVNGYWPYLWREWITSVDHKRIGVMYIVLALLMLVRGFADGIMMRTQQAVAAGGAQGYLPPEHFDQIFSAHGTIMIFFVAMPLVIGLMNFAVPLQLGVRDVAFPTMNSVSLWLTATGILLINVSLFVGEFAKTGWVAYPPLSELQFSPAVGVDYYLWSLQISGIGTLLSGINFVTTILKMRAPGMSYMRMPVFCWTALASNLLIVAAFPVLTALFAMLLLDRYLGFHFFTLDAGGNAMMYVNLFWVWGHPEVYILVLPAFGIYSEVSATFSEKTLFGYRSMVGATLAICVLSYTVWLHHFFTMGASAGVNAFFGITSMIIGVPTGVKVFNWLFTMYGGRVRFTVPVLWTIGFMVTFVFGGLTGVLLALPAVDWQVHNSVFLVAHFHHVIVPGVLFGAIAGYNYWFPKAFGFKLDERWGAAAFWCWFIGFHLAFMPLYVTGLMGMTRRLQHYDVLAWQPWLLIAEAGAVIVMAGIICQVVQLVVSIRNREQLRDTTGDPWNGRTLEWATASPPPAWNFAILPRVDAIDAFWAKKQRVLAKRDLPGPQRKYEPIEVPKNSPAGVVTAFFAVITGFALIWHIWWLAGVGLLGAAVTWLVFMFRAEDEVEISAEQLGRFDRAHQVEVSL, from the coding sequence ATGAACCTTTTTGGCAAACTCGACTGGAGTGCCATTCCTTTCCATGAGCCCATCATCATGGGCACGGTGGGGAGTGTCGGCGTCGTCATCCTGGCCGCTCTCGCATGGGTCACCGTCAACGGATACTGGCCCTATCTCTGGCGAGAATGGATCACGTCGGTCGATCACAAGCGCATCGGCGTGATGTATATCGTGCTTGCGCTGCTCATGCTTGTGCGCGGCTTCGCGGACGGAATCATGATGCGCACGCAGCAGGCCGTCGCCGCCGGCGGTGCGCAGGGATATCTGCCGCCCGAGCACTTCGATCAGATTTTCTCGGCGCACGGCACGATCATGATCTTCTTTGTGGCCATGCCGCTCGTGATCGGGTTGATGAATTTTGCCGTGCCGTTGCAGCTCGGCGTCCGCGATGTGGCGTTTCCCACCATGAATTCCGTGAGCCTTTGGTTGACGGCGACGGGAATTTTGCTGATCAACGTCTCGCTCTTCGTCGGTGAGTTCGCAAAGACCGGCTGGGTCGCCTATCCGCCGCTCAGCGAGCTGCAGTTCTCGCCAGCCGTCGGCGTCGACTACTACCTTTGGTCCTTGCAAATCTCGGGTATCGGGACTTTGCTGAGCGGCATCAATTTCGTCACTACGATTCTGAAGATGCGGGCGCCGGGCATGAGCTACATGCGCATGCCGGTGTTCTGCTGGACTGCGCTCGCCTCGAATTTGCTGATCGTGGCGGCATTTCCCGTGCTCACCGCACTGTTCGCCATGTTGCTGCTCGACCGTTACCTCGGTTTTCACTTCTTCACGCTGGACGCCGGCGGCAACGCGATGATGTACGTCAACCTGTTCTGGGTCTGGGGTCACCCCGAAGTCTACATCCTAGTGCTGCCGGCATTCGGCATCTATTCGGAGGTGAGCGCGACATTCTCCGAAAAGACGCTGTTCGGTTACCGGTCGATGGTCGGTGCAACCCTGGCGATTTGCGTGCTGTCCTACACCGTGTGGCTGCACCACTTCTTCACCATGGGGGCAAGCGCTGGCGTGAACGCCTTCTTCGGCATCACAAGCATGATTATCGGGGTGCCGACCGGCGTCAAAGTCTTCAACTGGCTGTTCACGATGTACGGCGGCCGTGTCCGGTTCACGGTGCCGGTGCTCTGGACGATCGGCTTCATGGTGACGTTCGTGTTCGGCGGCCTGACCGGAGTCCTGCTGGCGTTGCCGGCGGTCGATTGGCAGGTGCACAACAGCGTCTTCCTGGTCGCCCATTTCCATCACGTCATCGTCCCGGGCGTGCTGTTCGGGGCCATCGCCGGCTACAATTACTGGTTTCCCAAGGCATTTGGCTTCAAGCTGGATGAGCGCTGGGGCGCCGCCGCGTTCTGGTGCTGGTTCATCGGCTTCCATCTCGCTTTCATGCCGCTCTACGTGACCGGGCTGATGGGCATGACCCGGCGCCTGCAGCACTATGATGTGCTCGCCTGGCAGCCCTGGCTCCTGATCGCCGAGGCAGGCGCAGTCATCGTGATGGCCGGCATCATCTGTCAGGTCGTCCAGCTCGTGGTGTCGATTCGCAACCGCGAACAGCTCCGCGACACGACGGGCGATCCCTGGAACGGCCGTACCCTGGAATGGGCCACCGCATCGCCGCCGCCGGCCTGGAATTTCGCGATCCTGCCTCGGGTCGATGCGATCGATGCGTTCTGGGCAAAGAAGCAGCGTGTGCTCGCGAAACGAGACCTGCCTGGGCCGCAGCGCAAGTACGAACCGATCGAAGTGCCTAAGAACAGTCCGGCCGGTGTCGTGACCGCATTCTTCGCGGTGATCACCGGCTTCGCCCTGATCTGGCACATCTGGTGGCTGGCCGGCGTCGGGCTGCTCGGCGCGGCCGTGACGTGGCTCGTTTTCATGTTCCGCGCAGAGGACGAGGTCGAGATCTCGGCAGAACAGCTCGGTCGGTTCGATCGGGCACATCAGGTGGAGGTATCGCTATGA